In Nostoc sp. CENA543, a single genomic region encodes these proteins:
- a CDS encoding photosystem II reaction center protein K: protein MEAALLLAKLPEAYQIFDPLVDVLPIIPVFFLLLAFVWQAAVGFR from the coding sequence CATTATTATTAGCAAAATTGCCTGAAGCATACCAAATTTTTGATCCTTTGGTAGACGTTCTCCCTATTATTCCCGTTTTCTTTTTGTTACTTGCGTTTGTATGGCAAGCAGCAGTGGGATTCAGGTAA